A region of the Thermodesulfobacteriota bacterium genome:
TGATTAAAGAGATTACAACGGTAATCTCAATGAGAGTAAATCCGCTGTTTTGTTCAGGTTTCATTATTTCTGCTTTACGGCCATTTGAAAAAAAGGTTTTACAATCACCGCTATGTAGGCGTTCACAGGTGCTGCAGATGTGGGTGATCAGGGCAATCAGCTATAGTCTACTATGCTGATTGTCCTGATCGCGCGCAGGTGCGGTACCTGTGAATGCCTACTATTCTTCTATCTCCCAGCTGTTGATATCCTTATTAAACTCCTCGCCTCCGGATACGCCGTCTGCGCCGTAGGAAATAATGTCATAATCTCCGTGAACTCCCGGCGAAAGGTATACAAATTCGTTTCCCCAAGGATCTTTGGGAACCTTTCCTTTTTCAAGATAGCCCCCTTTGCGCCACTTTTTGGGCAAATTCCCGGTCTGGGGCTCGTCAACCAGCGCCTGCAATCCCTGTTCGGTGGATGGATAGATGCCGTTGTCCAGTTTATATAGCTTTATAGCTGTTTCCAGGCTTTCCATCTGAACCCTTGCCTTTACCTGTTTGGCCTCATCCGGCCTGCCCATTAACCTGGGCGCAATAAAACTAACCAAGATTCCCAGAATCACAATCACTACCATCAGTTCAATCAGCGTAAATCCATGGTTTGTTTTAAGTTCATGAAAAATATGGTTTTTCATTATACCTCCTAATTTAAGCAAGTATCGTACCAGTTTAACATCTGATTTATATGATATTATTATTAAAAATGCAAATCAATAAAAATGAGGAGCAGGTTGAGAGGTGTGGGCTCGATATATCGGAATGAAGGAGGGCTAAAATTACTATAAAATCAGATATCGCGGGTAATGGTGAATCGTCAACCGGCAATTTTTGCTGTTTTTTATCTCAATTTGACACAAGGAAGATA
Encoded here:
- the gspG gene encoding type II secretion system major pseudopilin GspG gives rise to the protein MKNHIFHELKTNHGFTLIELMVVIVILGILVSFIAPRLMGRPDEAKQVKARVQMESLETAIKLYKLDNGIYPSTEQGLQALVDEPQTGNLPKKWRKGGYLEKGKVPKDPWGNEFVYLSPGVHGDYDIISYGADGVSGGEEFNKDINSWEIEE